The following are encoded in a window of Miltoncostaea marina genomic DNA:
- a CDS encoding response regulator transcription factor, giving the protein MRLLVVEDDDGIAAPLVSGLRREGFEVERVATGADALAAAEPDLVLLDLRLPDTDGYAVARELRARSGVPIIMVTAKGEEVDRVIGLELGADDYVVKPFGLRELVARIHAVMRRVAEPGRGVAADAVVTVGPLTVDRRRHEAALAGAALPLTPKEFALLALLASDPGAAVDRRRILEEVWGTRWYGPTKTIDVHVSSLRRKLGDPGWIETVRGVGFRLRAP; this is encoded by the coding sequence ATGCGCCTGCTGGTGGTGGAGGACGACGACGGCATCGCGGCCCCCCTCGTGTCGGGGCTCCGGCGCGAGGGGTTCGAGGTCGAGCGCGTCGCCACCGGCGCGGACGCCCTCGCCGCCGCCGAGCCGGACCTGGTGCTGCTCGACCTGCGCCTGCCCGACACCGACGGCTACGCCGTCGCCCGCGAGCTGCGCGCCCGCTCGGGCGTGCCGATCATCATGGTCACGGCGAAGGGCGAGGAGGTCGACCGCGTCATCGGCCTCGAGCTCGGCGCCGACGACTACGTGGTCAAGCCGTTCGGGCTGCGCGAGCTGGTCGCGCGCATCCACGCCGTGATGCGGCGGGTCGCCGAGCCGGGGCGCGGCGTGGCCGCGGACGCCGTCGTGACCGTCGGCCCGCTGACGGTGGACCGGCGCCGCCACGAGGCCGCGCTCGCGGGGGCCGCGCTGCCCCTGACGCCGAAGGAGTTCGCGCTGCTCGCCCTGCTGGCCTCGGACCCCGGCGCGGCGGTCGACCGGCGGCGGATCCTCGAGGAGGTCTGGGGCACGCGCTGGTACGGGCCCACGAAGACGATCGACGTCCACGTGTCGTCGCTGCGGCGCAAGCTCGGCGACCCGGGCTGGATCGAGACCGTGCGGGGCGTCGGCTTCCGCCTGCGCGCGCCGTGA